One Globicephala melas chromosome 18, mGloMel1.2, whole genome shotgun sequence DNA segment encodes these proteins:
- the POGLUT2 gene encoding protein O-glucosyltransferase 2 isoform X1, with the protein MFSTLLLYCFFLGTVPALAETGGERRLSPEKSEIWGPGLKAAVVLPARYFYIQAVDTSGNKFTSSPGEKVFQIKISAPDEQFTRVGVQILDRKDGSFIVRYRMYASYTNLKIEVKFQGQHVAKSPYILTGPVYHENCDCPLEDSAAWLWEMNCPETITQIQRDLAHFPTIDPEKIATEIPKRFGQRQSLCHYTLKDNKVYIKTHGEHVGFRIFMDAILLSLTRKVKMPDVEFFVNLGDWPLEKKKSDSNIHPIFSWCGSTDSKDIVMPTYDLTDSVLETMGRVSLDMMSVQANTGPPWESKNSTAVWRGRDSRKERLELVKLSRKHPELIDAAFTNFFFFKHDESLYGPIVKHISFFDFFKHKYQINVDGTVAAYRLPYLLVGDSVVLKQDSIYYEHFYNELQPWKHYIPVKSNLSDLLEKLKWAKDHDEEAKKIAKTGQEFARNNLMGDDIFCYYFKLFQEYASLQVGEPQIREGMRRVEPQTEDDLFPCTCHTKKVTRTHLLASVRVRTNSDPTLHSFLSSFSQATAT; encoded by the exons ATGTTTAGCACTTTGCTGCTTTACTGCTTCTTTCTGGGGACAGTTCCAGCACTGGCCGAGACCGGCGGAGAGAGGCGACTGAGCCCGGAGAAGAGCGAAATATGGGGACCCGGGCTCAAAGCAGCTGTGGTCCTTCCCGCGCGCTATTTCTACATCCAGGCGGTGGACACATCAGGAAATAA ATTCACATCTTCTCCGGGTGAAAAGGTGTTCCAGATTAAAATCTCAGCCCCAGATGAGCAATTCACTAGAGTGGGCGTCCAGATTTTAGACCGAAAGGATGGGTCCTTCATAGTAAGATACAGAATGTATGCGAGCTATACAAATCTGAAGATAGAAGTCAAATTCCAAGGTCAACATGTGGCCAAGTCTCCATATATTTTAACAG GGCCAGTTTACCATGAGAATTGTGACTGTCCTTTGGAAGACAGTGCAGCCTGGCTATGGGAGATGAACTGCCCAGAAACCATTACTCAAATTCAGAGAGATCTGGCACATTTCCCTACCATTGATCCAGAAAAGATTGCAACAGAAATCCCGAAAAGATTTGGACAAAGACAGAGCTTGTGTCATTATACCTTGAAGGATAACAAG GTTTATATCAAGACTCATGGTGAACATGTAGGTTTTAGAATTTTCATGGATGCCATACTACTTTCTTTGACTAGAAAA GTGAAGATGCCCGATGTAGAGTTTTTTGTTAATTTGGGAGACTGgcctttggaaaaaaagaaatccgaTTCAAACATCCATCCGATCTTTTCCTGGTGTGGCTCCACAGATTCCAAGGATATCGTGATGCCTACCTACGACTTGACTGACTCTGTCCTCGAAACCATGGGCCG AGTCAGTCTGGATATGATGTCTGTGCAAGCCAACACAGGTCCTCCCTGGGAAAGCAAAAACTCCACAGCTGTCTGGAGAGGGCGAGACAGCCGAAAAGAGAGACTTGAGTTGGTTAAACTCAGCAGAAAACACCCGGAACTCATAGACGCTGCTTTCaccaactttttcttctttaaacacgATGAAAGTCTGTATGGTCCCATCGTGAAACACAtttcattttttgatttcttcaag CATAAGTATCAGATAAACGTCGATGGCACCGTTGCAGCTTATCGCCTACCGTATCTGCTAGTAGGTGACAGTGTGGTGCTGAAGCAGGACTCCATCTACTATGAACACTTTTATAATGAACTGCAGCCCTGGAAACACTACATTCCAGTTAAAAGCAACCTGAGCGATCTCCTAGAAAAacttaaatgggcaaaagatcacGATGAAGAG GCAAAGAAGATAGCAAAAACAGGACAAGAATTTGCAAGAAATAATCTCATGGGTGATGACatattctgttattattttaaacttttccag GAATATGCCAGTTTACAAGTGGGTGAGCCCCAAATCCGGGAGGGCATGAGGAGGGTAGAACCACAGACCGAGGATGACCTCTTTCCTTGCACGTGCCATACAAAGAAGGTAACCAGAACTCACCTTCTAGCCAGTGTCAGAGTAAGAACTAACAGTGATCCAactcttcattcattcctttcctCGTTCAGTCAGGCAACAGCTACCTGA
- the POGLUT2 gene encoding protein O-glucosyltransferase 2 isoform X2, with protein sequence MFSTLLLYCFFLGTVPALAETGGERRLSPEKSEIWGPGLKAAVVLPARYFYIQAVDTSGNKFTSSPGEKVFQIKISAPDEQFTRVGVQILDRKDGSFIVRYRMYASYTNLKIEVKFQGQHVAKSPYILTGPVYHENCDCPLEDSAAWLWEMNCPETITQIQRDLAHFPTIDPEKIATEIPKRFGQRQSLCHYTLKDNKVYIKTHGEHVGFRIFMDAILLSLTRKVKMPDVEFFVNLGDWPLEKKKSDSNIHPIFSWCGSTDSKDIVMPTYDLTDSVLETMGRVSLDMMSVQANTGPPWESKNSTAVWRGRDSRKERLELVKLSRKHPELIDAAFTNFFFFKHDESLYGPIVKHISFFDFFKHKYQINVDGTVAAYRLPYLLVGDSVVLKQDSIYYEHFYNELQPWKHYIPVKSNLSDLLEKLKWAKDHDEEAKKIAKTGQEFARNNLMGDDIFCYYFKLFQEYASLQVGEPQIREGMRRVEPQTEDDLFPCTCHTKKTKDEL encoded by the exons ATGTTTAGCACTTTGCTGCTTTACTGCTTCTTTCTGGGGACAGTTCCAGCACTGGCCGAGACCGGCGGAGAGAGGCGACTGAGCCCGGAGAAGAGCGAAATATGGGGACCCGGGCTCAAAGCAGCTGTGGTCCTTCCCGCGCGCTATTTCTACATCCAGGCGGTGGACACATCAGGAAATAA ATTCACATCTTCTCCGGGTGAAAAGGTGTTCCAGATTAAAATCTCAGCCCCAGATGAGCAATTCACTAGAGTGGGCGTCCAGATTTTAGACCGAAAGGATGGGTCCTTCATAGTAAGATACAGAATGTATGCGAGCTATACAAATCTGAAGATAGAAGTCAAATTCCAAGGTCAACATGTGGCCAAGTCTCCATATATTTTAACAG GGCCAGTTTACCATGAGAATTGTGACTGTCCTTTGGAAGACAGTGCAGCCTGGCTATGGGAGATGAACTGCCCAGAAACCATTACTCAAATTCAGAGAGATCTGGCACATTTCCCTACCATTGATCCAGAAAAGATTGCAACAGAAATCCCGAAAAGATTTGGACAAAGACAGAGCTTGTGTCATTATACCTTGAAGGATAACAAG GTTTATATCAAGACTCATGGTGAACATGTAGGTTTTAGAATTTTCATGGATGCCATACTACTTTCTTTGACTAGAAAA GTGAAGATGCCCGATGTAGAGTTTTTTGTTAATTTGGGAGACTGgcctttggaaaaaaagaaatccgaTTCAAACATCCATCCGATCTTTTCCTGGTGTGGCTCCACAGATTCCAAGGATATCGTGATGCCTACCTACGACTTGACTGACTCTGTCCTCGAAACCATGGGCCG AGTCAGTCTGGATATGATGTCTGTGCAAGCCAACACAGGTCCTCCCTGGGAAAGCAAAAACTCCACAGCTGTCTGGAGAGGGCGAGACAGCCGAAAAGAGAGACTTGAGTTGGTTAAACTCAGCAGAAAACACCCGGAACTCATAGACGCTGCTTTCaccaactttttcttctttaaacacgATGAAAGTCTGTATGGTCCCATCGTGAAACACAtttcattttttgatttcttcaag CATAAGTATCAGATAAACGTCGATGGCACCGTTGCAGCTTATCGCCTACCGTATCTGCTAGTAGGTGACAGTGTGGTGCTGAAGCAGGACTCCATCTACTATGAACACTTTTATAATGAACTGCAGCCCTGGAAACACTACATTCCAGTTAAAAGCAACCTGAGCGATCTCCTAGAAAAacttaaatgggcaaaagatcacGATGAAGAG GCAAAGAAGATAGCAAAAACAGGACAAGAATTTGCAAGAAATAATCTCATGGGTGATGACatattctgttattattttaaacttttccag GAATATGCCAGTTTACAAGTGGGTGAGCCCCAAATCCGGGAGGGCATGAGGAGGGTAGAACCACAGACCGAGGATGACCTCTTTCCTTGCACGTGCCATACAAAGAAG ACCAAAGATGAACTCTGA